One window of the Acidimicrobiales bacterium genome contains the following:
- a CDS encoding DUF3662 domain-containing protein, producing the protein MGLQQFEQRLEQLVEGVFGRVSRGGLQPVELGRRLTREMDLERSVGMRGLIAPNRFTVRLSGRDRDRFGPLEEGLVRELAEGAREH; encoded by the coding sequence ATGGGACTCCAACAGTTCGAGCAAAGGCTCGAGCAGCTAGTGGAAGGGGTCTTCGGGCGGGTGTCGCGGGGCGGCCTGCAGCCGGTCGAGCTGGGCCGGAGGCTGACCCGGGAGATGGACCTGGAACGGAGCGTGGGGATGCGGGGCCTGATCGCCCCGAACCGGTTCACCGTCCGGTTGTCCGGGCGCGACCGCGATCGCTTCGGGCCCCTCGAGGAGGGGCTGGTGCGCGAGCTGGCCGAGGGGGCACGGGAGCACG